In Turicibacter sanguinis, a genomic segment contains:
- a CDS encoding ethanolamine utilization protein EutH: MITDLIFYVVAIFFVIGGLDFMMGNRMGLGECFERGIKSIGVLTLNMLGIFLLAPVFSDVLSRVLTPIATLFQMDPSILIGTFLACDMGGYQLSMELANSTLMGEFSGMVIASGLGATISFSIPVAFGMIPKKDIPIFLKGMVLGMIAIPFGCFVGGIIAGIEGLILFRHMIPLFVGVIILSTLILVRPLSLIKFFNLLSRVVVWMSLIGLMIAGAQAVSGVEFVKGMASLAEGAQIVVRIGIFIAGAYSLLEIIYRFFNSQLAMIGRWIGVNDVSISAMIGNLVSNLLAFSRFHEMDELGKLICSALCISGAFVFGGQLAFVNSMTPHISTAFIVSKFVGGFLSLILALLYWQFIKNRQMES, from the coding sequence GTGATAACAGATTTAATTTTTTATGTGGTGGCAATCTTTTTTGTGATTGGTGGCCTTGATTTTATGATGGGAAACCGAATGGGTTTAGGCGAATGTTTTGAAAGAGGGATTAAGTCAATAGGTGTTTTAACGCTGAATATGCTTGGAATTTTTTTATTGGCGCCTGTTTTTTCAGATGTATTAAGTCGGGTGTTGACTCCAATTGCGACTCTTTTTCAAATGGATCCCTCTATTTTAATTGGAACTTTTTTAGCTTGTGATATGGGTGGATATCAATTATCAATGGAATTAGCAAATTCCACTTTAATGGGAGAATTTTCAGGAATGGTGATTGCATCAGGTCTGGGTGCAACGATTAGTTTTTCGATTCCGGTGGCATTTGGAATGATTCCTAAAAAAGATATTCCTATCTTTTTAAAAGGAATGGTTCTTGGAATGATTGCCATCCCATTTGGATGCTTTGTTGGTGGAATCATAGCAGGAATTGAGGGTTTAATACTATTTCGTCATATGATTCCGTTATTTGTTGGGGTTATCATTTTATCGACTTTAATTTTAGTGAGGCCCTTATCATTAATTAAATTCTTTAATCTATTAAGTCGGGTTGTGGTTTGGATGAGTTTAATCGGACTGATGATTGCAGGTGCCCAGGCTGTTTCAGGTGTTGAATTTGTAAAAGGAATGGCCTCGCTGGCAGAAGGGGCTCAAATCGTTGTACGCATTGGAATCTTTATTGCGGGTGCGTATTCTTTGCTAGAAATTATTTATCGTTTCTTTAACTCTCAATTAGCGATGATAGGGAGATGGATTGGGGTTAATGATGTGAGCATCAGTGCAATGATTGGTAATCTTGTTAGTAATTTATTGGCCTTTAGTCGTTTTCATGAAATGGATGAATTGGGTAAATTAATTTGTTCGGCTTTATGTATTAGTGGTGCCTTCGTTTTTGGAGGACAGCTTGCTTTTGTAAATTCCATGACTCCCCATATAAGTACAGCCTTCATTGTTTCTAAATTTGTCGGTGGTTTCTTAAGTTTAATTCTTGCTTTATTGTACTGGCAGTTTATAAAAAATAGACAGATGGAATCATAA
- a CDS encoding gamma-glutamylcyclotransferase family protein: MLKHQETVLPIFVYGTLMVGERNYIDVLHDNLTHVENAKVKGTLYYYKKEDYPALMPGEHWIEGQLFYVNELHEVLKPLDEIEGYISKNNPSNMYNRDIVEVVTEDGKMLQAYAYRISPNLFKQERQEFSKMQELSWKKFNQKIS; this comes from the coding sequence ATGCTAAAACATCAAGAAACTGTGTTACCCATCTTTGTTTACGGAACACTAATGGTTGGAGAGCGCAATTATATTGATGTTTTACATGACAACTTAACGCATGTTGAAAATGCCAAAGTAAAAGGCACTTTATATTATTATAAAAAAGAAGATTATCCAGCCTTAATGCCGGGCGAACATTGGATTGAAGGACAACTCTTTTATGTCAACGAACTCCACGAAGTCTTAAAACCATTAGATGAAATTGAAGGATATATCTCAAAAAATAATCCAAGCAACATGTACAATCGAGATATTGTAGAGGTTGTGACGGAAGATGGGAAAATGCTACAAGCTTATGCCTATCGAATTAGTCCAAATTTATTTAAGCAAGAGCGTCAAGAATTTTCAAAAATGCAAGAGCTTAGTTGGAAAAAATTTAATCAAAAAATTTCTTAA
- the pcp gene encoding pyroglutamyl-peptidase I, with translation MKKVLVTGFDPFGGEPVNPALMSVMQLPDEILGVQIIKKEIPTVFDKSIEVLYQTLKEEQPDMVICVGQAGGRPNITVERVAINQDDARIPDNEGAQPIDRTIFAEGPAAYFATLPIKAMVQNMKAAGIPAAVSNTAGTFVCNHIMYGALHFAATQQPSLKAGFVHIPYVPMQTVDKPTMPSMSVADIVTGLTILIETGINVDQDVKVTGGAVC, from the coding sequence ATGAAAAAAGTTTTAGTGACAGGATTTGATCCATTTGGTGGAGAACCCGTTAATCCAGCATTAATGTCTGTGATGCAATTACCAGATGAGATTTTAGGGGTTCAAATTATCAAAAAAGAGATTCCAACAGTATTCGATAAAAGTATTGAGGTTCTTTATCAAACATTAAAAGAGGAACAACCTGATATGGTTATTTGTGTTGGTCAAGCAGGTGGTCGTCCTAATATTACAGTTGAGCGTGTCGCGATTAATCAAGATGATGCGCGTATTCCAGATAACGAGGGAGCACAGCCTATTGACCGTACTATTTTTGCAGAAGGTCCTGCTGCTTACTTCGCAACGTTACCGATTAAAGCAATGGTTCAAAATATGAAAGCAGCCGGGATTCCTGCTGCTGTGTCAAATACAGCTGGTACATTTGTATGTAATCATATCATGTATGGAGCCTTACATTTTGCAGCGACGCAACAACCCTCTTTAAAAGCAGGCTTTGTTCATATTCCTTATGTCCCAATGCAAACAGTTGATAAGCCAACAATGCCATCGATGTCTGTAGCAGATATTGTAACAGGGTTAACGATTTTAATTGAAACAGGAATTAACGTTGATCAAGATGTTAAAGTGACAGGAGGAGCTGTATGCTAA
- a CDS encoding DUF979 domain-containing protein: MTNVLLTIIYAIIGLVCISLSVFALRSNEQQAKVGTALFWSILGIIFIFGDWIPANIVGVLIIAMAVLSATKQVKVGSFKTSSEQFKLDSAEKIGNKLFVPALVLAVLAFVIAQFTNLGSYNAIGLSGIGALIVMFFISKSNVKEANDESIRLLSQVGPTAILPQILAALGTLFTVAGVGDVIAGGVSQVIPEGNIWLGVIAYCVGMVVFTAVMGNAFAAFSVITAGIGVPFVFALGANPLIAGALALTAGFCGTLLTPMAANFNIVPASILELKNQYGVIKAQAPFAIIMLIIHIILMRFLAF; the protein is encoded by the coding sequence ATGACTAATGTTTTATTAACGATCATTTATGCGATTATCGGTTTAGTTTGTATTTCTTTATCTGTGTTTGCCCTTCGTTCTAACGAGCAACAGGCGAAAGTAGGAACGGCATTATTCTGGTCAATCCTTGGAATTATCTTTATTTTTGGTGATTGGATTCCAGCGAATATCGTTGGGGTATTAATTATTGCGATGGCTGTTTTATCAGCAACGAAACAAGTTAAAGTGGGAAGCTTTAAAACAAGTAGCGAACAGTTTAAATTAGATTCAGCTGAAAAAATTGGAAACAAATTATTTGTTCCAGCATTAGTTTTAGCTGTGTTAGCATTCGTCATTGCACAGTTTACAAATTTAGGATCTTACAATGCGATTGGGTTAAGTGGAATCGGGGCTTTAATCGTGATGTTCTTTATTTCTAAATCAAATGTTAAAGAAGCAAACGATGAGTCAATTCGTTTATTAAGTCAAGTTGGGCCAACAGCTATTTTACCTCAGATTTTAGCAGCGCTTGGAACATTATTTACAGTTGCAGGTGTTGGAGATGTCATTGCAGGTGGAGTAAGTCAAGTCATCCCAGAAGGGAATATTTGGTTGGGTGTAATTGCTTACTGTGTTGGAATGGTAGTGTTCACAGCAGTTATGGGAAATGCTTTTGCAGCCTTTTCAGTTATTACAGCTGGAATTGGGGTTCCATTCGTCTTTGCATTAGGTGCTAATCCATTAATTGCTGGTGCGTTAGCCTTAACAGCAGGATTCTGTGGAACATTATTAACGCCAATGGCTGCAAACTTCAACATTGTGCCGGCTTCTATTTTAGAATTGAAAAATCAATATGGTGTCATTAAAGCTCAAGCACCATTTGCTATCATCATGTTAATTATCCATATTATTTTAATGCGATTCTTGGCATTCTAA